In Vigna unguiculata cultivar IT97K-499-35 chromosome 3, ASM411807v1, whole genome shotgun sequence, a single genomic region encodes these proteins:
- the LOC114175312 gene encoding GDSL esterase/lipase At5g14450-like has translation MGLLRQFFVAVISLSVAGAEEAKSSESCGFAAIFNFGDSNSDTGCMSAAFYPAALPYGQTFFHEAVGRASDGRLIIDFIAKHLGLQYLSAYMDSVGSSYEEGANFAAASSTIRRQNRTFFDGGSPFSLEIQVAQFIQFKTRTARLYNKGFSGNSFPRPEDFAKAIYTFDIGQNDIAAALQRMSQENSQAVISDIVDQFSNQLIYLYNEGARTFWIHNTGPIGCLPVAMPIHNAYNYTPVDGYLDQNGCVVYQNDMAKEFNTKLNDTVVKLRALYLDASFVYVDIFSAKYELISNAKKEGFVEASEICCGYHEGGNHFFCGDYNATINGREVHVGSCQDPSSRISWDGVHYTDAANSWIANRIITGSFSDPPLPITRSCLLA, from the exons ATGGGACTCCTCAGACAGTTTTTTGTTGCTGTGATTTCATTGTCAGTGGCAGGTGCCGAGGAAGCAAAATCCTCAGAAAGTTGTGGTTTTGCAGCCATATTCAACTTCGGTGACTCCAACTCAGACACTGGATGCATGTCCGCAGCATTTTACCCTGCAGCTTTGCCTTATGGCCAGACCTTTTTCCATGAGGCTGTTGGGAGAGCTTCTGATGGTCGCCTTATCATAGATTTCATTG CGAAGCATCTAGGTTTGCAGTACTTGAGTGCTTACATGGACTCAGTTGGATCAAGTTATGAGGAGGGTGCAAACTTTGCTGCAGCATCATCAACTATTAGAAGGCAAAACAGAACCTTCTTTGATGGTGGTAGTCCTTTCAGTCTTGAAATTCAGGTTGCACAGTTTATCCAATTTAAGACACGCACCGCCAGGCTCTACAACAAAGGTTTTTCT GGAAATTCCTTCCCAAGGCCAGAGGACTTTGCCAAGGCCATCTACACATTCGATATTGGCCAAAATGACATTGCTGCTGCTCTTCAGAGAATGAGCCAGGAAAATTCTCAAGCAGTGATCTCAGACATAGTGGACCAATTTTCAAACCAGCTtata TATTTATACAACGAAGGAGCGAGAACATTCTGGATCCATAACACAGGTCCCATAGGGTGCCTACCAGTGGCCATGCCTATACACAATGCCTACAATTATACTCCAGTGGATGGATATCTTGATCAAAACGGCTGCGTCGTGTATCAAAACGACATGGCCAAAGAGTTCAACACAAAGCTCAATGATACAGTGGTCAAACTAAGGGCACTGTACCTGGATGCTTCATTTGTGTATGTGGATATTTTCTCTGCTAAGTATGAGCTAATCAGCAATGCTAAGAAAGAAG GATTTGTTGAGGCATCTGAAATCTGTTGTGGGTATCATGAGGGTGGCAATCACTTTTTCTGTGGAGATTACAATGCCACCATTAATGGTAGAGAAGTTCATGTTGGTTCATGCCAAGATCCTTCTTCACGCATTAGCTGGGATGGTGTTCATTACACCGACGCTGCAAATAGCTGGATCGCAAATCGCATTATCACTGGATCATTCTCGGATCCACCACTTCCTATTACACGTTCATGCTTGTTAGCTTAA